A region of Notolabrus celidotus isolate fNotCel1 chromosome 4, fNotCel1.pri, whole genome shotgun sequence DNA encodes the following proteins:
- the LOC117811548 gene encoding serine/threonine-protein kinase VRK1-like has product MAPRKTALPKPLPEGFILTDTEKKKWRLGKILGQGGFGLIYLASQDVDRPVAEDTDFVIKVEYQENGPLFSELKFYQRAAKPESMQQWKESRKLDFLGIPTYWGSGLAECNSLRYRFMAMDRLGSDLQKVCEKNSGRLKKATVLQLGQGLVSVLEYIHEHEYVHADIKAANLMLGYRDPEQVYLADYGLSYRYCPDGDHKEYKENPKKGHNGTIEYTSLDAHKGLSPSRRGDFQILGFCLLHWLCGSLPWDNVLKNPAQVQEAKTRLMDNLPGSVQQLSVSGASTDEVAEFLCYVHALGYQEKPDYQHLKILLGRIVKKKLDFSAPRGSAKESTTKEQDPPTKEKKAGRARRPAKAKAAAPEEKEEEEQEEKRKSKPVPAQYIRGPPLPKPQAPQKEDGASASVSRSRRTKKEPPVTHEAYYIDEEEEEEEEEEERGRPRPIPACYVRGPPIGPRGQPKQNTKSKRSCCKTEDLTVTSGRQVRPLRRNHTPTDCEVKETHMDPWDRFDERLLQHREDLRYQQWLESEQRDCHREREESALQGPKQEAGPKQGRGMFSWLAYVGAVLFLGAVLGVCQSAFNAF; this is encoded by the exons CCTCTCAGGACGTGGACAGACCCGTCGCAGAAGACACAGACTTTGTCATTAAAGTG GAGTACCAGGAGAACGGCCCCCTGTTCTCGGAGCTCAAGTTCTACCAGAGGGCAGCCAAACCAGAGAGCA TGCAGCAgtggaaagaaagcaggaagctGGACTTCCTGGGGATCCCGACATACTGGGGATCAGGGCTTGCAGAGTGTAACAGCCTCAG GTATCGCTTCATGGCCATGGACCGCCTGGGCAGTGACCTTCAGAAAGTGTGTGAGAAAAACAGTGGTCGTCTGAAGAAGGCTACTGTGCTGCAACTCGGCCAAGGCCTG GTGTCTGTTCTGGAGTATATTCATGAACACGAGTACGTCCATGCAGACATTAAAGCTGCCAACCTCATGCTCGGTTACAGAGACCCTGAACAG GTTTACCTGGCAGACTATGGGCTGTCCTATAGATACTGTCCTGATGGAGACCACAAAGAATACAAGGAAAATCCCAAGAAGGGCCACAATGGAACAATCGAGTACACCAGCCTGGATGCCCACAAAGGCCTTT CTCCTTCGAGACGAGGTGACTTCCAGATTTTAGGCTTCTGTCTTCTTCACTGGTTGTGTGGATCTCTGCCATGGGACAATGTCCTCAAGAACCCAGCGCAGGTCCAAGAGGCAAAGACCAG gcTGATGGATAATCTGCCAGGCTCAGTCCAGCAGCTGTCAGTGAGCGGAGCCAGCACAG ATGAGGTGGCCGAATTCCTCTGCTATGTTCACGCTTTGGGCTACCAAGAGAAGCCAGACTACCAGCATCTGAAAATACTGTTGGGCAGAATTGTCAAAAAGAAGCTTGACTTCTCTGCGCCCAGAGGATCAGCAAAAGAGTCCACCACCAAGGAACAAGACCCCCCTACAAAAGAGAAG AAAGCAGGACGAGCCAGACGGCCCGCTAAAGCCAAGGCTGCAGCCccggaagagaaggaggaggaggaacaagaggagaagaggaagtcTAAACCTGTGCCAGCTCAGTACATAAGAGGACCTCCGCTCCCCAAACCTCAGGCTCCACAG AAGGAAGATGGAGCTTCAGCTTCTGTCAGCAGATCACGGAGAACAAAGAAGGAACCTCCAGTAACACATGAAGCATATTAcattgatgaagaagaggaggaggaggaggaggaagaggagaggggcagACCCAGACCCATTCCTGCATGCTATGTGAGAGGGCCTCCGATAGGCCCGAGAGGCCAGCCCAAACAG AACACTAAATCCAAACGGAGCTGCTGTAAAACAGAAGACCTCACTGTGACCTCAGGGCGACAAGTCCGCCCACTAAGGAGGAACCACACCCCGACTGACTGTGAAGTGAAGGAGACACACATGGACCCCTGGGACAGGTTTGATGAGAGGCTGCTGCAACACAGAGAGGACCTCAGGTACCAGCAGTGGTTGGAAAGCGAGCAGAGAGACTGTCACCGAGAACGGGAAGAGTCTGCTCTTCAAGGTccaaaacaggaagcaggtccaAAACAGGGGAGGGGGATGTTTAGCTGGTTAGCCTATGTGGGCGCTGTCCTCTTCCTGGGCGCTGTTCTTGGAGTTTGCCAAAGTGCATTTAATGCCTTTTGA